In Corvus hawaiiensis isolate bCorHaw1 chromosome 33, bCorHaw1.pri.cur, whole genome shotgun sequence, one genomic interval encodes:
- the LOC125318968 gene encoding uncharacterized protein LOC125318968 isoform X2 has translation MEKRPPSQPTVAWEEDAAPQESSSAAEPAEVTTVQPLQPNAVYGQEAMDFIQAFASSPDQLQDEDLKLKFLDSICTFCRDAKDSGFCKDLDAFYHNYKLGEKIQVLLQLEPKYEICTEVRRLAMLAIAGLSTLGTELENRRKLLRLCFDSIFFLPPSGEIQSLEESLYSRTLHAMDTMLEVMVFSSPASKTSKMLQDILEVLLEYCLYDTVAVQERVMGRIRLLSHLLADSSTVQAGQTEDSGAASRHVRIPVLGKLLGHLFFKLFRKEESSLMPLDILCFLFTFLSEQKCATPPAVRAQLPAYWQSEITSLLDTPSTWRVQAFGRYLRPAERTGIVLVAIKILGRSSLLDKKAPKEFLEVAMEFPELWLMDVPKVVRHIFAYYDETNAATAHSFPTLLDLMASKWPRRVVTTALKVAPIFSDKVCLWKAMFSVHQTLEKVLKELHIKLQGRQKDIFTQQQKSCLAFLAMLASDDVQEQELGSLYKDLDLLRCPRMEMVSLVLRALVTLSERAETAKKMKGLLSELLKFLWHRSWDISVMAMDIFQNVLGHLKKREASSMAVIVLPRLWCLFDAEEDFVREHSIRLFRDLLGKTAWKDKKGMKENAWKVLVRLLLHMSDQAPSVAKASTEAVLAIAELLKWKELKQLAQTEQTWRMGECLLAKDSSRAEQFVWDSQPYLRSPQAPMREAALRFIGLAARHLTEQSEDTVAEVLWELDRLQTGDKDPAICSLAAQTSLVLKSPRKQRRSGFSLRALCCWCR, from the exons ATGGAGAAGAGACCTCCAAGCCAGCCCACGGTGGCCTGGGAGGAGGACGCGGCtcctcaggagagcagctctgcagcggAGCCCGCCGAGGTGACCACGGTGCAGCCATTGCAGCCCA ATGCTGTGTATGGACAGGAAGCCATGGACTTCATCCAGGCCTTTGCCAGCAGCCCCGACCAG ctccaggatgAGGATCTGAAGCTCAAGTTCCTTGACAGCATCTGCACATTCTGCAGAGATGCCAAGGATTCTGGCTTCTGCAAGGACCTGGATGCTTTCTACCACAACTACAAGCTGGGAGAGAAGATCCAG gtgctgctgcaatTGGAGCCCAAGTACGAGATTTGCACGGAGGTGCGGCGGCTGGCCATGCTCGCTATTGCCGGACTGAG CACGCTGGGGACGGAGctggagaacagaagaaaactctTAAGACTCTGCTTCGACAgcatctttttccttcctccaagCGGGGAAATCCAGAGCCTGGAAGAGTCTCTGTATTCTCGG ACCCTGCATGCCATGGACACCATGCTGGAGGTGATGGTGttcagctctcctgcctccaaaACCAGCAAGATGCTGCAGGACATCTTGGAG GTTCTGCTGGAATACTGCCTTTATGACACCGTGGCTGTGCAGGAGAGGGTCATGGGCAGGATCAGGCTGCTGAGCCATTTGCTGGCCGACTCTTCCACTGTGCAG GCTGGCCAAACTGAGGACAGCGGTGCTGCCAGCAGACACGTCCGGATCCCAGTCCTCGGGAAGCTGCTGGGCCATCTGTTTTTCAAGTTATTCAGGAAAGAAGAATCCAGCTTGATGCCACTGGACATTCTCTGCTTCCTCTTCACATTCCTCTCTGAGCAGAAAT GTGCCACACCGCCAGCGGTTcgtgcccagctcccagcataCTGGCAATCTGAGATCACCTCCCTGCTGGATACGCCCAGCACCTGGAGAGTTCAG GCCTTTGGCAGATACCTCAGGCCAGCTGAGAGGACGGGCATCGTCCTTGTGGCCATCAAGATCCTGGGCCGCTCCAGCCTACTGGACAAGAAGGCGCCCAAGGAGTTTCTGGAGGTGGCCATGGAAttccctgagctgtggctgATGGAT GTGCCAAAAGTTGTGAGACACATCTTTGCATACTATGATGAAACAAATGCAGCAACCGCTCACAGCTTTCCCACACTGCTTGACCTGATGGCCAGTAAGTGGCCTCGGCGAGTAGTCACAACAGCTCTGAAGGTCGCACCAATATTCAG CGACAAAGTCTGTCTGTGGAAGGCCATGTTCTCCGTGCACCAGACTCTGGAGAAGGTTTTGAAGGAGCTGCACATCAAACTGCAGGGCCGGCAGAAGGACATcttcacacagcagcagaagtccTGCCTCGCTTTCTTGGCT ATGCTGGCCTCCGATGATGTACAAGAACAGGAACTGGGTTCACTGTACAAAGATCTGGATCTTCTGAGGTGTCCAAGAATGGAAATGGTCTCTCTGGTGCTCAGGGCCCTTGTGACACTGTCGGAGAGAGCTGAGACG GCAAAAAAAATGAAGGGCCTCCTGTCCGAGTTGCTGAAATTCCTGTGGCATCGGTCTTGGGACATTTCAGTGATGGCCATGGACATCTTCCAAAATGTGCTGGGGCACCTGAAGAAGAGAGAGGCCAGCAGCATGGCTGTGATTGTGTtgccgcggctctggtgcctcTTTGACGCG GAGGAAGACTTTGTGCGGGAGCACTCCATCCGCCTCTTCAGAGACCTGCTGGGCAAAACGGCGTGGAAGGACAAGAAGGGCATGAAGGAAAACGCCTGGAAAGTCCTGGTCCGGCTCCTGCTTCACATGAGTGACCAGGCCCCCAGCGTGGCCAAG GCATCTACAGAAGCCGTTCTGGCTATAGCAGAGCTCCTCAAGTGGAAAGAGCTCAAGCAGCTGGCGCAGACAGAGCAGACGTGGAGGATGGGCGAGTGCTTG TTGGCcaaggacagcagcagggcCGAACAGTttgtgtgggacagccagcccTACCTGCGGAGCCCTCAGGCCCCCATGCGAGAGGCGGCCCTCAGGTTCATTG ggctggctgcGCGGCACCTGACAGAGCAGAGTGAGGACACCGTGGCTGAGGTGCTCTGGG AGCTTGACAGACTGCAAACAGGAGACAAGGATCCCGCCATCTGTTCCCTGGCAGCTCAGACCAGCTTGGTCCTGAAGTCTCCAAGGAAGCAGCGAAGATCAGGATTCTCCCTGCGTgcgctgtgctgctggtgccgcTGA
- the LOC125318968 gene encoding uncharacterized protein LOC125318968 isoform X1, which translates to MEKRPPSQPTVAWEEDAAPQESSSAAEPAEVTTVQPLQPNAVYGQEAMDFIQAFASSPDQLQDEDLKLKFLDSICTFCRDAKDSGFCKDLDAFYHNYKLGEKIQVLLQLEPKYEICTEVRRLAMLAIAGLRYWPITPADPCPALCAHLPIPPGSPAPVLQETLRHCSQHQWPAGPLSLCSTLGTELENRRKLLRLCFDSIFFLPPSGEIQSLEESLYSRTLHAMDTMLEVMVFSSPASKTSKMLQDILEVLLEYCLYDTVAVQERVMGRIRLLSHLLADSSTVQAGQTEDSGAASRHVRIPVLGKLLGHLFFKLFRKEESSLMPLDILCFLFTFLSEQKCATPPAVRAQLPAYWQSEITSLLDTPSTWRVQAFGRYLRPAERTGIVLVAIKILGRSSLLDKKAPKEFLEVAMEFPELWLMDVPKVVRHIFAYYDETNAATAHSFPTLLDLMASKWPRRVVTTALKVAPIFSDKVCLWKAMFSVHQTLEKVLKELHIKLQGRQKDIFTQQQKSCLAFLAMLASDDVQEQELGSLYKDLDLLRCPRMEMVSLVLRALVTLSERAETAKKMKGLLSELLKFLWHRSWDISVMAMDIFQNVLGHLKKREASSMAVIVLPRLWCLFDAEEDFVREHSIRLFRDLLGKTAWKDKKGMKENAWKVLVRLLLHMSDQAPSVAKASTEAVLAIAELLKWKELKQLAQTEQTWRMGECLLAKDSSRAEQFVWDSQPYLRSPQAPMREAALRFIGLAARHLTEQSEDTVAEVLWELDRLQTGDKDPAICSLAAQTSLVLKSPRKQRRSGFSLRALCCWCR; encoded by the exons ATGGAGAAGAGACCTCCAAGCCAGCCCACGGTGGCCTGGGAGGAGGACGCGGCtcctcaggagagcagctctgcagcggAGCCCGCCGAGGTGACCACGGTGCAGCCATTGCAGCCCA ATGCTGTGTATGGACAGGAAGCCATGGACTTCATCCAGGCCTTTGCCAGCAGCCCCGACCAG ctccaggatgAGGATCTGAAGCTCAAGTTCCTTGACAGCATCTGCACATTCTGCAGAGATGCCAAGGATTCTGGCTTCTGCAAGGACCTGGATGCTTTCTACCACAACTACAAGCTGGGAGAGAAGATCCAG gtgctgctgcaatTGGAGCCCAAGTACGAGATTTGCACGGAGGTGCGGCGGCTGGCCATGCTCGCTATTGCCGGACTGAGGTACTGGCCCATCACACCTGCAGACCCCTGCCCAGCACTCTGTGCCCACCTGCCCATCCCTCCTGGAAgcccagccccagtgctgcaggagacCTTGAgacactgctcccagcaccagtGGCCAGCTGGGCCCCTCTCTCTTTGCAGCACGCTGGGGACGGAGctggagaacagaagaaaactctTAAGACTCTGCTTCGACAgcatctttttccttcctccaagCGGGGAAATCCAGAGCCTGGAAGAGTCTCTGTATTCTCGG ACCCTGCATGCCATGGACACCATGCTGGAGGTGATGGTGttcagctctcctgcctccaaaACCAGCAAGATGCTGCAGGACATCTTGGAG GTTCTGCTGGAATACTGCCTTTATGACACCGTGGCTGTGCAGGAGAGGGTCATGGGCAGGATCAGGCTGCTGAGCCATTTGCTGGCCGACTCTTCCACTGTGCAG GCTGGCCAAACTGAGGACAGCGGTGCTGCCAGCAGACACGTCCGGATCCCAGTCCTCGGGAAGCTGCTGGGCCATCTGTTTTTCAAGTTATTCAGGAAAGAAGAATCCAGCTTGATGCCACTGGACATTCTCTGCTTCCTCTTCACATTCCTCTCTGAGCAGAAAT GTGCCACACCGCCAGCGGTTcgtgcccagctcccagcataCTGGCAATCTGAGATCACCTCCCTGCTGGATACGCCCAGCACCTGGAGAGTTCAG GCCTTTGGCAGATACCTCAGGCCAGCTGAGAGGACGGGCATCGTCCTTGTGGCCATCAAGATCCTGGGCCGCTCCAGCCTACTGGACAAGAAGGCGCCCAAGGAGTTTCTGGAGGTGGCCATGGAAttccctgagctgtggctgATGGAT GTGCCAAAAGTTGTGAGACACATCTTTGCATACTATGATGAAACAAATGCAGCAACCGCTCACAGCTTTCCCACACTGCTTGACCTGATGGCCAGTAAGTGGCCTCGGCGAGTAGTCACAACAGCTCTGAAGGTCGCACCAATATTCAG CGACAAAGTCTGTCTGTGGAAGGCCATGTTCTCCGTGCACCAGACTCTGGAGAAGGTTTTGAAGGAGCTGCACATCAAACTGCAGGGCCGGCAGAAGGACATcttcacacagcagcagaagtccTGCCTCGCTTTCTTGGCT ATGCTGGCCTCCGATGATGTACAAGAACAGGAACTGGGTTCACTGTACAAAGATCTGGATCTTCTGAGGTGTCCAAGAATGGAAATGGTCTCTCTGGTGCTCAGGGCCCTTGTGACACTGTCGGAGAGAGCTGAGACG GCAAAAAAAATGAAGGGCCTCCTGTCCGAGTTGCTGAAATTCCTGTGGCATCGGTCTTGGGACATTTCAGTGATGGCCATGGACATCTTCCAAAATGTGCTGGGGCACCTGAAGAAGAGAGAGGCCAGCAGCATGGCTGTGATTGTGTtgccgcggctctggtgcctcTTTGACGCG GAGGAAGACTTTGTGCGGGAGCACTCCATCCGCCTCTTCAGAGACCTGCTGGGCAAAACGGCGTGGAAGGACAAGAAGGGCATGAAGGAAAACGCCTGGAAAGTCCTGGTCCGGCTCCTGCTTCACATGAGTGACCAGGCCCCCAGCGTGGCCAAG GCATCTACAGAAGCCGTTCTGGCTATAGCAGAGCTCCTCAAGTGGAAAGAGCTCAAGCAGCTGGCGCAGACAGAGCAGACGTGGAGGATGGGCGAGTGCTTG TTGGCcaaggacagcagcagggcCGAACAGTttgtgtgggacagccagcccTACCTGCGGAGCCCTCAGGCCCCCATGCGAGAGGCGGCCCTCAGGTTCATTG ggctggctgcGCGGCACCTGACAGAGCAGAGTGAGGACACCGTGGCTGAGGTGCTCTGGG AGCTTGACAGACTGCAAACAGGAGACAAGGATCCCGCCATCTGTTCCCTGGCAGCTCAGACCAGCTTGGTCCTGAAGTCTCCAAGGAAGCAGCGAAGATCAGGATTCTCCCTGCGTgcgctgtgctgctggtgccgcTGA